The Globicephala melas chromosome X, mGloMel1.2, whole genome shotgun sequence genome window below encodes:
- the DLG3 gene encoding disks large homolog 3 isoform X5: MMNSSMSSGSGSLRTSEKRSLYVRALFDYDRTRDSCLPSQGLSFSYGDILHVINASDDEWWQARLVTPHGESEQIGVIPSKKRVEKKERARLKTVKFHARTGMIESNRSIKTKRKKSFRLSRKFPFYKSKENMAQESSVQEQGVTSNTSDSESSSKGQEDAILSYEPVTRQEIHYARPVIILGPMKDRVNDDLISEFPHKFGSCVPHTTRPRRDNEVDGQDYHFVVSREQMEKDIQDNKFIEAGQFNDNLYGTSIQSVRAVAERGKHCILDVSGNAIKRLQQSQLYPIAIFIKPKSIEALMEMNRRQTYEQANKIYDKAMKLEQEFGEYFTAIVQGDSLEEIYNKIKQIIEDQSGHYIWVPSPEKL; encoded by the exons ATGATGAACAGCAGTATGAGCTCTGGGTCTGGGTCCCTGCGAACGAGTGAGAAGAGGTCCTTGTACGTCAG GGCCTTGTTTGATTATGACCGGACTCGGGACAGCTGCCTGCCGAGCCAAGGCCTCAGCTTCTCCTATGGTGACATTCTACATGTCATTAACGCCTCTGATGATGAGTGGTGGCAGGCGAGACTGGTGACCCCCCATGGAGAAAGTGAGCAAATTGGTGTGATCCCCAGTAAGAAGAG ggtggaaaagaaagaaagggctcGATTGAAAACCGTGAAGTTTCATGCCAGGACGGGGATGATTGAGTCTAACAGG TCGATCAAAACGAAACGTAAAAAGAGTTTCCGCCTCTCTCGAAAGTTTCCATTTTACAAGAGCAAAGAAAACATGGCCCAGGAGAGCAGCGTACAGGAAC AGGGAGTGACATCCAACACCAGTGACAGCGAAAGCAGTTCCA AAGGACAAGAGGATGCTATTTTGTCATATGAGCCAGTGACACGGCAAGAAA TTCACTATGCAAGGCCTGTCATCATCCTGGGCCCAATGAAGGACAGAGTCAACGATGACCTGATTTCGGAGTTCCCGCATAAATTTGGATCCTGTGTACCAC ATACTACCCGGCCTCGGCGTGATAATGAAGTGGATGGGCAAGACTACCACTTTGTGGTCTCCCGAGAACAGATGGAGAAGGATATTCAGGACAACAAGTTCATCGAGGCAGGCCAATTCAACGATAATCTCTATGGGACCAGCATCCAGTCAGTGAGGGCAGTTGCAGAGAGG GGCAAGCACTGCATCTTAGATGTTTCTGGCAATGCTATCAAGAGGCTGCAGCAGTCACAACTTTACCCCATTGCCATTTTCATCAAGCCCAAGTCCATTGAAGCGCTTAT GGAAATGAACCGACGGCAGACATATGAACAAGCAAATAAGATCTATGACAAAGCCATGAAACTGGAGCAGGAGTTTGGAGAATACTTCACAG CCATTGTACAGGGTGACTCACTGGAAGAGATTtataacaaaatcaaacaaatcaTTGAGGACC